In the genome of Pseudomonas sp. HS6, one region contains:
- a CDS encoding biotin-independent malonate decarboxylase subunit beta has protein sequence MTDTSALLHKHSFVELGARQRAKALLDAGTFRELLDPFQRVMSPWLERQGVVPQADDGVVIAKGSLDGLSVVIAAIEGAFQGGSLGEVGGAKISGALELAAEDNRKGIPTRAILLLETGGVRLQEANLGLAAIADIHAAIVDLQQYQPVVGVVAGSVGCFGGMSIAAALCSYLLVTQEARLGLNGPQVIEQEAGIEEYDSRDRPFIWSLTGGEQRFASGLVDRYVADDVAQIRQQVGELLQQGLPAQPRSQRAGWFLQRLTSLDTAKQIEPSVVRDLYKGERS, from the coding sequence ATGACTGACACCTCAGCGCTTCTGCACAAACATTCGTTCGTCGAACTCGGCGCCCGGCAGCGGGCGAAAGCCTTGCTCGACGCCGGCACTTTCCGCGAACTGCTCGACCCGTTCCAACGCGTCATGTCGCCATGGCTGGAACGTCAGGGCGTGGTACCGCAGGCCGATGACGGCGTAGTGATCGCCAAGGGCAGCCTCGATGGTTTGTCGGTGGTGATCGCGGCGATTGAAGGCGCGTTTCAGGGCGGCAGCCTCGGTGAAGTCGGCGGCGCCAAAATCTCTGGCGCGCTGGAACTGGCCGCCGAGGACAACCGTAAAGGCATCCCGACCCGCGCGATCCTGCTGCTGGAAACCGGCGGCGTGCGCTTGCAGGAAGCCAACCTCGGGCTGGCGGCGATTGCCGACATCCACGCGGCGATTGTCGATTTGCAGCAGTACCAACCGGTGGTCGGCGTGGTGGCTGGCAGTGTCGGTTGTTTTGGCGGGATGTCGATTGCCGCTGCGCTGTGCAGCTACTTGCTGGTGACCCAGGAAGCACGCCTCGGTTTGAACGGCCCGCAGGTGATCGAGCAGGAAGCCGGGATCGAGGAATACGACTCCCGCGACCGGCCGTTCATCTGGAGCCTGACCGGTGGCGAGCAACGGTTTGCCAGTGGTCTGGTGGACCGTTATGTCGCCGATGACGTGGCGCAGATTCGTCAACAGGTCGGCGAGTTGCTGCAACAAGGCCTGCCAGCGCAACCGCGCAGTCAACGGGCCGGATGGTTCCTGCAACGCCTGACGAGCCTGGACACTGCCAAGCAAATCGAGCCTTCGGTGGTTCGCGATCTGTACAAAGGAGAGCGCTCATGA
- a CDS encoding malonate decarboxylase subunit delta translates to METLSFEFPAGQPPRGRALVGCVGSGDLEVLIEPGLAGKLTINVQTSVNGAQQRWQHLFARMFDGTTPPAMAIDIHDFGATPGVVRLRLEQGFEEIGHD, encoded by the coding sequence ATGGAAACCTTATCCTTTGAATTTCCCGCCGGGCAGCCGCCACGCGGACGGGCGCTGGTCGGTTGTGTCGGCTCCGGCGATCTGGAAGTGCTGATCGAACCGGGCCTCGCCGGCAAGCTGACGATCAATGTGCAGACCTCGGTCAACGGCGCGCAGCAGCGCTGGCAGCATCTGTTTGCGCGGATGTTCGACGGCACCACACCACCGGCAATGGCCATCGATATTCACGACTTCGGTGCTACCCCGGGCGTGGTGCGCTTGCGCCTGGAACAAGGCTTCGAGGAGATCGGCCATGACTGA
- a CDS encoding triphosphoribosyl-dephospho-CoA synthase, whose protein sequence is MHALNLQPKTITLAERLADLAVDALIDEADLSPKPALVDRRGNGAHTDLHLGLMHASALALWPAFKEMAEAALEFGEIGLPLREAIGRIGREGEQTMLATTHGVNTHRGAIWALGLLVTAAALDTKSTSASAVTLRAACLALLDDRYAPRPLSHGAQVAQRYGARGAREEAQLGFPSVVQRGLPQLKSSRAAGHGEQNARLDALLAIMTDLADTCVLYRAGEPGLHAMQHGAQSVLDAGGSASLIGRRRLYELDQQLIALNASPGGAADLLAASLLLDRIERDGILQGAF, encoded by the coding sequence ATGCACGCACTCAACCTGCAACCGAAAACCATCACCCTCGCGGAACGGCTGGCGGATCTGGCAGTGGACGCGTTGATCGACGAAGCCGACCTGTCGCCGAAACCGGCGTTGGTCGACCGTCGCGGCAACGGTGCGCACACCGATCTGCACCTGGGATTGATGCATGCCTCGGCGCTGGCGTTGTGGCCGGCGTTCAAGGAAATGGCCGAAGCCGCGCTTGAGTTCGGCGAGATCGGCTTGCCGCTGCGCGAAGCCATTGGCCGCATCGGGCGGGAAGGCGAGCAAACGATGCTCGCCACCACCCACGGCGTGAACACCCATCGCGGGGCGATCTGGGCATTGGGCCTGTTGGTCACGGCTGCTGCGCTGGACACCAAATCCACCAGCGCCAGCGCTGTCACTCTGCGCGCTGCTTGTCTGGCGTTGCTCGATGACCGTTATGCGCCGCGTCCGCTGAGCCACGGCGCCCAGGTCGCCCAGCGCTACGGCGCTCGCGGTGCCCGGGAAGAAGCGCAACTCGGCTTCCCGTCCGTGGTGCAACGCGGCCTGCCGCAGCTCAAAAGCAGTCGCGCCGCCGGCCATGGCGAACAGAACGCCCGGCTCGATGCCTTGCTCGCGATCATGACCGACCTCGCCGACACCTGCGTGCTGTACCGCGCCGGCGAACCGGGCCTGCACGCCATGCAGCACGGCGCCCAGTCGGTACTCGACGCCGGTGGCAGCGCCAGCCTCATCGGCCGCCGCCGACTGTATGAACTGGATCAACAACTCATCGCATTGAATGCCTCGCCCGGTGGCGCCGCCGACTTGCTCGCCGCCTCGCTGTTGCTCGACCGGATCGAGCGCGACGGCATCCTTCAGGGAGCGTTTTGA